One window of the Haloarcula halobia genome contains the following:
- the hypF gene encoding carbamoyltransferase HypF, whose translation MAERADRRADAAEPDRDEGPASEGESDGARDADAGPSAVAVGVTGTVQGVGFRPFVARTAGEHGVAGRVKNADDGVRIVFEGAPGAVEEAVETVRTDPPPLATVDDVTVADCDPAGHEQFEIVPSTAAGERATLVPPDTGICADCRADIRAPDSRYHGYWATACVNCGPRFAITEGLPYDRKRTAMSDFRRCPDCQAAYESPTDRRFHAQTVACPACGPTLTLVDGDGTDLTAGTAALSHLADRLAEGEVAGLKGAGGCHLCCRATDADAVGCLRERTGRDEKPFAVMAPSVERVEAFARVDAAERESLTDARRPIVVLDRRTPAGDDARWLEAVAPGLHTVGVMLPYSGVHHLLFDRVTDPLVMTSANRPGEPMCTTRTELLDLSAVDCVLVHDRDVTNRCDDSVVRHVDGDRRFLRRSRGWVPDPLPRPVVPDLEVLGAGGRSDVTVALTDGDRVVPSQHVGTVTDPATARFHRRAAAHLSTLLDVDPDVVAHDLHPEFRTRAVAETVDARSVGVWHHHAHAAALLAEHDRSRAVVIAADGTGYGPDGVVRGGEVLDSRLARSDRVGGLSEFRLPGGERAVREPARVLADLLDDERRVTDLLVEHGIVDDRTAAATIHRQAARKLNSPVTTSAGRFLDATSALLGLCTERSYRGQPARRLEAVAARGDPHDVDPPVDRTGVAPTVRADRALEHLAALSDRHAPADVAATAQRLLADGLAEIAVDAAQRRGLQAVGFTGGVAYNPAISARIREAVTDAGLAFLGHAAVPPGDGGLSYGQAVAVSARAERGDLE comes from the coding sequence ATGGCTGAACGCGCCGACCGTCGGGCGGACGCGGCCGAACCGGATCGCGACGAAGGTCCCGCGAGCGAGGGCGAGTCCGACGGCGCCCGTGACGCCGACGCCGGTCCCAGCGCCGTCGCGGTGGGGGTGACCGGGACGGTCCAGGGCGTCGGCTTTCGCCCGTTCGTCGCCCGGACGGCCGGGGAACACGGGGTGGCCGGCAGGGTGAAAAATGCCGACGACGGGGTCCGGATCGTCTTCGAGGGAGCGCCCGGAGCGGTCGAGGAAGCCGTCGAGACGGTCCGGACGGACCCACCGCCGCTCGCGACCGTCGACGACGTGACGGTCGCCGACTGTGACCCGGCCGGCCACGAGCAGTTCGAGATCGTCCCGTCGACGGCCGCCGGAGAGCGGGCGACGCTCGTCCCGCCGGACACCGGGATCTGTGCCGACTGCCGGGCGGACATCCGCGCCCCGGACTCCCGGTACCACGGTTACTGGGCGACAGCCTGCGTGAACTGTGGCCCGCGCTTTGCCATCACCGAGGGTCTGCCGTACGACCGCAAGCGGACCGCGATGAGTGACTTTCGACGCTGCCCGGACTGCCAGGCCGCCTACGAGTCCCCGACCGACAGGCGGTTCCACGCACAGACCGTCGCCTGTCCGGCGTGTGGACCGACGCTGACGCTGGTCGACGGCGACGGAACCGACCTGACTGCCGGGACGGCGGCGCTGTCACACCTCGCCGACCGCCTCGCGGAGGGCGAAGTTGCCGGACTCAAAGGCGCCGGCGGGTGCCACCTGTGCTGTCGCGCGACCGACGCCGACGCCGTCGGGTGTCTCCGCGAGCGGACCGGCCGCGACGAAAAGCCCTTCGCCGTCATGGCCCCGTCCGTGGAACGCGTCGAGGCGTTCGCCCGGGTCGACGCTGCCGAGCGCGAGTCCCTCACCGACGCGCGTCGCCCCATCGTCGTGCTGGACCGACGGACGCCGGCCGGCGACGACGCCCGCTGGCTAGAGGCCGTCGCCCCGGGACTGCACACCGTCGGCGTGATGCTGCCCTACAGCGGCGTCCACCACCTCCTGTTCGACCGGGTGACCGACCCGCTCGTGATGACGAGCGCCAACCGCCCTGGCGAGCCGATGTGTACCACCCGGACGGAGCTGCTCGACCTGTCGGCGGTCGACTGTGTGCTCGTCCACGACCGGGACGTGACCAACCGCTGTGACGACAGCGTCGTCCGCCACGTCGACGGCGACCGGCGCTTTCTCCGGCGCTCCCGTGGCTGGGTTCCCGACCCCCTTCCCCGACCCGTCGTCCCCGACCTGGAGGTGCTGGGCGCCGGCGGTCGGTCCGACGTCACCGTGGCCCTGACCGACGGCGACCGCGTGGTGCCCAGCCAGCACGTGGGGACGGTCACCGACCCGGCGACGGCACGCTTTCACCGCCGGGCGGCCGCGCACCTTTCGACGCTGCTCGACGTGGACCCCGACGTCGTCGCCCACGACCTGCACCCGGAGTTCCGGACGAGGGCGGTCGCTGAAACGGTCGACGCCCGGTCCGTCGGGGTGTGGCACCACCACGCGCACGCCGCCGCGTTGCTCGCCGAACACGACCGGTCCCGGGCGGTGGTAATCGCCGCGGACGGGACCGGATACGGCCCGGACGGTGTCGTCCGCGGCGGGGAGGTACTAGACAGTCGGCTCGCCCGGAGCGACCGGGTCGGCGGCCTCTCGGAGTTCCGACTCCCCGGCGGCGAGCGGGCGGTGCGCGAGCCGGCGCGGGTCCTCGCCGATCTCCTCGACGACGAGCGCCGCGTCACGGACCTGCTCGTCGAGCACGGTATCGTCGACGACCGGACGGCCGCGGCCACCATCCACCGGCAGGCGGCTCGCAAGCTGAACAGCCCGGTGACGACCAGTGCCGGGCGGTTCCTCGACGCGACCAGCGCGCTACTTGGGCTCTGTACGGAGCGGTCGTACCGCGGACAGCCGGCGCGCAGGCTGGAAGCGGTCGCCGCCCGCGGCGACCCGCACGACGTCGACCCACCCGTCGACCGGACCGGTGTGGCACCCACCGTCCGGGCTGACCGCGCACTCGAGCATCTCGCGGCCCTGTCGGACCGACACGCGCCCGCCGACGTCGCCGCCACCGCACAGCGGCTTCTCGCCGACGGCCTCGCGGAGATTGCCGTGGACGCCGCGCAGCGCCGAGGGCTGCAAGCGGTGGGGTTCACCGGTGGCGTCGCGTACAACCCGGCCATCTCGGCCCGCATCCGGGAGGCCGTCACCGACGCTGGGCTGGCGTTCCTGGGCCACGCGGCGGTACCGCCCGGCGACGGCGGCCTCTCGTACGGACAGGCGGTGGCGGTCAGTGCTCGCGCCGAGCGGGGGGACCTCGAATAG
- a CDS encoding Lrp/AsnC family transcriptional regulator yields MVTAYVMVKAHTGDADRLRDEIEAIDGVGEAHIVAGDVDLIAKVSVDTPAAVKDVAATHIQDIQGVENTQTYIAMD; encoded by the coding sequence ATGGTCACTGCGTACGTCATGGTCAAAGCCCACACTGGAGACGCGGACCGCCTGCGGGACGAAATCGAAGCCATCGACGGGGTCGGCGAGGCCCACATCGTCGCCGGCGACGTCGACCTCATCGCGAAGGTGTCGGTCGACACGCCCGCCGCGGTCAAGGACGTGGCTGCCACCCACATCCAGGACATCCAGGGCGTCGAGAACACGCAGACCTACATCGCGATGGACTAG
- a CDS encoding potassium channel family protein has translation MRFVIVGAGRVGLRTARVLNESGHEVVLVEVNETTIERARDAGFEVVAGDAGMEDTIAQADLDDAEALGALTGDLNTNFVACMVAKEHGCRTVMRIDEDYREEIYRRYASEVDEVIYPERLGAIAAKNALLGGNIRAVADIAQNLQLVEFTISKGSPMEGYSLSELELPADSQLMAHAKDDSPLGLPNADETLEAGDKVVVLADFNNLADVRSIVVGDSETATALGGA, from the coding sequence ATGAGATTCGTTATCGTGGGTGCAGGTCGCGTCGGCCTCCGGACCGCGCGCGTCCTCAATGAGAGTGGACACGAGGTCGTCCTCGTGGAGGTAAACGAGACGACCATCGAGCGCGCCCGGGACGCCGGCTTCGAGGTCGTCGCCGGCGACGCCGGGATGGAAGACACCATCGCGCAGGCCGATCTGGACGACGCCGAGGCGCTGGGCGCGCTCACCGGCGACCTCAACACCAACTTCGTCGCCTGTATGGTGGCCAAGGAACACGGCTGCCGGACGGTCATGCGCATCGACGAGGACTACCGCGAGGAGATCTACCGCCGCTACGCCTCGGAGGTCGACGAGGTCATCTACCCCGAACGGCTGGGCGCCATCGCCGCCAAGAACGCGCTGCTGGGCGGCAACATCCGCGCCGTCGCCGACATCGCACAGAACCTCCAGCTCGTCGAGTTCACCATCTCGAAGGGCTCACCGATGGAGGGGTACTCGCTGTCGGAACTGGAACTCCCGGCGGATTCGCAGCTGATGGCCCACGCGAAGGACGACTCGCCGCTCGGCCTGCCGAACGCCGACGAGACGCTCGAGGCCGGCGACAAGGTCGTCGTACTCGCGGACTTCAACAACCTCGCGGACGTCCGGAGCATCGTCGTCGGCGACTCCGAAACGGCGACCGCACTCGGAGGTGCCTGA
- a CDS encoding Lrp/AsnC family transcriptional regulator: MVNAFIMIKTVAGKSEELLNAVKESDGIGEAHIVAGQYDIIAEASGTEVYDVMHSVSSQIRNLEGVADTRTYICLE, from the coding sequence ATGGTAAACGCCTTCATCATGATCAAGACCGTCGCCGGGAAGTCCGAGGAGCTGCTGAACGCCGTCAAAGAGTCCGACGGCATCGGCGAGGCCCACATCGTCGCCGGGCAGTACGACATCATCGCGGAGGCGTCGGGAACGGAGGTGTACGACGTCATGCACTCGGTGTCCTCCCAGATACGGAACCTCGAAGGCGTCGCGGACACGCGGACCTACATCTGTCTGGAGTGA
- the tmk gene encoding dTMP kinase: MLVTLEGLDGSGKSTVWDRLATDDALPADAVFTREPTDTWYGDCVQRSIDDDGADSLAELFLYTADHAAHLAETVEPALADGRLVVSDRYSDSRYAYQGATLSDADAFEDALAYVRRVHEPWTRPPDLTVYLDVDPGTAARRSGATNKFEAADYLADVRENYERLLAADSERFVRVDATRSPDAVYERVREAILARC, from the coding sequence ATGCTCGTCACGCTCGAAGGCCTCGACGGCAGCGGGAAGTCGACGGTCTGGGACCGTCTCGCGACCGACGACGCCCTGCCGGCCGACGCCGTCTTCACCCGGGAACCCACGGACACCTGGTACGGCGACTGCGTCCAGCGCTCTATCGACGACGACGGTGCCGACTCGCTGGCGGAGCTGTTCCTCTACACCGCAGACCACGCCGCCCACCTCGCAGAGACCGTCGAACCGGCGCTGGCGGACGGGCGACTCGTCGTCTCCGACCGCTACTCGGACTCGCGGTACGCTTATCAGGGCGCGACGCTTTCGGACGCCGACGCGTTCGAGGACGCTCTGGCGTACGTCCGGCGGGTCCACGAACCCTGGACGCGGCCGCCTGACCTCACCGTCTACCTCGACGTCGACCCCGGGACGGCCGCCCGGCGCAGCGGCGCGACCAACAAGTTCGAGGCGGCCGACTACCTCGCGGACGTGCGAGAGAACTACGAACGACTCCTCGCGGCCGACTCCGAGCGGTTCGTCCGCGTCGACGCCACCCGGTCACCGGACGCCGTGTACGAACGGGTCCGCGAGGCGATTCTCGCCCGCTGCTAG
- a CDS encoding complex I NDUFA9 subunit family protein, giving the protein MNVLVVGGTGFIGQYLCRELDERGHDVTALSRDPHDADLPTGVTRKTGDVTDYESIEGTFEDKDAAVFLPALTPLFKPEGGNEMHERVHLEGTKHCVQAAEAHGVDRYLQMSALGAAPHAATHYLRAKGKAEEVVRDSDLEWVIFQPSIVFGEGDEFVYFTKRLKQIFAPGVPLYPLPGGGKKATFQLIWVEDLVPMLADALAGDEHVGETYEVGGPEVLTLREATELVFDAEGKPVTIVPLPMPLAKIGLPVLGALGFPMGSDQYEGLDFVNAPATNDVDAFDVDPAEMKTFGSYLGVEG; this is encoded by the coding sequence ATGAACGTACTCGTAGTCGGTGGGACGGGCTTCATCGGACAGTACCTGTGTCGAGAGCTTGACGAACGAGGGCACGACGTCACGGCGCTCTCGCGGGACCCGCACGACGCCGACCTCCCGACGGGCGTCACGCGAAAGACGGGTGACGTGACCGACTACGAGAGCATCGAGGGGACCTTCGAGGACAAGGACGCGGCCGTCTTCCTTCCCGCGCTGACGCCGCTGTTCAAACCGGAGGGCGGCAACGAGATGCACGAGCGGGTCCACCTCGAGGGCACGAAACACTGCGTGCAGGCCGCCGAAGCACACGGTGTCGACCGGTACCTCCAGATGAGCGCGCTGGGCGCGGCCCCGCACGCGGCGACGCACTACCTCCGCGCGAAGGGGAAAGCCGAGGAGGTGGTCCGGGACTCGGACCTCGAGTGGGTGATCTTCCAGCCCTCCATCGTCTTCGGCGAGGGCGACGAGTTCGTCTACTTCACCAAACGCCTGAAACAGATATTCGCGCCCGGCGTCCCGCTCTACCCGCTGCCCGGGGGCGGCAAGAAGGCCACCTTCCAGCTCATCTGGGTCGAGGACCTCGTCCCGATGCTGGCCGACGCCCTGGCGGGCGACGAGCACGTCGGCGAGACCTACGAGGTCGGCGGCCCGGAGGTGCTGACCCTGCGCGAGGCCACGGAGCTGGTCTTCGACGCCGAGGGGAAACCCGTCACCATCGTCCCGCTCCCGATGCCGCTCGCGAAGATCGGGCTGCCGGTGCTCGGCGCGCTCGGGTTCCCGATGGGGAGCGACCAGTACGAGGGGCTCGATTTCGTCAACGCCCCGGCGACCAACGACGTGGACGCCTTCGACGTCGACCCCGCCGAGATGAAGACGTTCGGGTCGTACCTCGGCGTCGAGGGGTGA
- a CDS encoding tubulin/FtsZ family protein produces MKLAMIGFGQAGGKIVDKFLEYDEKTNSGIVRAAVAVNTAKADLLGLNQVPEENRVLIGQARVKGHGVGADNELGAEIAEEDVDEIQGAIDNIPVHEVDAFLIVAGLGGGTGSGGSPVVAKHLKRIYTEPVYGLGVLPGSDEGGIYTLNAARSFQTFVREVDNLMVFDNDAWRQTGESVEGGYDHINEEIVRRFGVLFGAGEVEAGDNVAESVVDSSEIINTLDGGGVSTVGYASEDVEISSNGGGLLSRFKGGDDSTDDGMDTANTTNRITSLVRKAALGRLTLPCEIEGAERALLVMAGPPEHLNRKGIERGRKWLEEQTGSMEVRGGDYPTNSPKVAASILLAGVHNVPRIKELQQVAIEAQDNIDDIRRQSEDNLEELVEDDEDELDPLF; encoded by the coding sequence ATGAAACTCGCGATGATCGGCTTCGGGCAGGCCGGCGGCAAGATCGTGGACAAGTTCCTCGAGTACGACGAGAAGACGAACTCGGGAATCGTCCGCGCGGCTGTCGCGGTAAACACAGCGAAGGCCGACCTGCTCGGTCTGAACCAGGTACCGGAAGAGAACCGCGTGCTCATCGGGCAGGCACGCGTGAAAGGCCACGGCGTCGGTGCCGACAACGAGCTCGGCGCGGAGATCGCCGAGGAGGACGTCGACGAGATCCAGGGCGCCATCGACAACATCCCCGTCCACGAGGTGGACGCGTTCCTCATCGTCGCCGGGCTGGGGGGCGGGACCGGGTCCGGCGGCTCGCCGGTCGTCGCGAAGCACCTCAAACGGATCTACACCGAACCCGTCTACGGTCTCGGTGTGCTGCCGGGCAGCGACGAGGGTGGCATCTACACCCTGAACGCCGCACGCTCGTTCCAGACGTTCGTCCGCGAGGTGGACAACCTGATGGTGTTCGACAACGACGCCTGGCGACAGACCGGCGAGTCCGTCGAGGGCGGCTACGACCACATCAACGAGGAGATCGTCCGTCGCTTCGGCGTCCTCTTCGGTGCGGGCGAGGTGGAGGCCGGCGACAACGTCGCCGAGAGCGTCGTCGACTCCTCGGAGATCATCAACACGCTCGACGGCGGCGGCGTCTCGACGGTCGGGTACGCCTCGGAGGACGTCGAGATATCCTCGAACGGCGGGGGCCTCCTCTCGCGGTTCAAGGGCGGCGACGACAGCACCGACGACGGCATGGACACTGCCAACACGACCAACCGGATCACGTCGCTGGTTCGCAAGGCCGCCCTCGGTCGCCTCACGCTGCCGTGTGAGATAGAGGGCGCAGAGCGTGCGCTGCTAGTGATGGCCGGCCCGCCCGAGCACCTGAACCGTAAGGGCATCGAGCGCGGGCGCAAGTGGCTCGAGGAGCAGACCGGGTCCATGGAGGTCCGGGGCGGGGACTACCCGACGAACTCCCCGAAAGTCGCGGCCTCGATACTGCTGGCCGGCGTCCACAACGTGCCACGGATCAAGGAGCTCCAGCAGGTCGCCATCGAAGCCCAGGACAACATCGACGACATCAGGCGCCAAAGCGAAGATAACTTAGAGGAGTTAGTCGAAGACGACGAAGATGAACTCGATCCGCTGTTCTAA
- the cofC gene encoding 2-phospho-L-lactate guanylyltransferase: MRVVVPVSGSNPKTRLAPVLDADERLAFTEAMLTDVLAALDGAGHDPAVVTTAPIDCPAPTTVDDRGLDALVNDCLSRGDLAVVMADLPLATPEAIARLFAPDADVVLAPGLGGGTNAFVSRHPDFRVDYHGASIRDHRRIARDVGATLAEVDSRRLATDVDEPADLAEVLLHGEGAAADWLRDAGFSVGVTDGRAVAER, translated from the coding sequence ATGCGCGTCGTCGTCCCCGTCTCGGGGTCGAATCCCAAGACTCGCCTCGCACCCGTGCTCGACGCCGACGAGCGACTGGCCTTCACCGAAGCGATGCTCACAGACGTTCTCGCGGCGCTCGACGGGGCTGGACACGACCCGGCGGTGGTGACGACGGCGCCGATAGATTGCCCGGCGCCCACGACCGTCGACGACCGGGGGCTCGACGCCCTGGTCAACGACTGCCTCTCGCGGGGCGACCTCGCCGTCGTCATGGCCGACCTGCCGCTGGCGACGCCCGAGGCGATAGCCCGCCTGTTCGCGCCCGACGCGGACGTCGTGCTGGCGCCGGGCCTTGGCGGCGGGACCAACGCCTTCGTCAGCCGCCATCCCGACTTCCGCGTGGACTACCACGGCGCCTCGATACGGGACCACAGACGCATCGCCCGCGACGTCGGCGCGACCCTCGCGGAGGTCGACTCCCGGCGCCTGGCCACCGACGTCGACGAACCGGCGGACCTCGCGGAGGTCCTGCTCCACGGCGAGGGGGCCGCCGCGGACTGGCTCCGGGACGCCGGCTTCTCGGTCGGGGTCACCGACGGCCGTGCCGTCGCCGAGCGGTAG
- a CDS encoding methyl-accepting chemotaxis protein yields MVLSVIKQRYGAKLGLGYVAAAALLVAVGVLTQDVASTIVAGIAGLLTLGSINAAETVASVTELSAQTRQVADGHLDTQIRSTRTDEFGDLAGSIEEMRVSLRDRLEEMETARAELETARENADQARDEAEAAEREAREMAEAYRDIATDYGAVMERAADGDLTQRVDVTTEYDAMETIGRSFNQMMDDLQGTIETVTDVTDRIATETEEMTDMSRRIEQGVAEAVDTAVGIQERATHQQHELETAAADVQDVSASAEEIAATVDDLAARSTEVEEASVDAKSASETALSEMESIEGDVESAVAQVETLRERMTEITDIADIISDIAEQTNMLALNASIEAARAGGDGGGADGDGFSVVADEVKSLAEETQDRADEIATLIEEVSTQTEEVTDSIQQTESRVETGTETVESTLEEIATIAGAVDDISASIEEIRDTTADQADTVQTTAESIGDVTDASAETATTAEEMSTQIRQQQDVVESISESLTAFRERAVDSLESQVQVFTVDGAAGREHAVATGGDD; encoded by the coding sequence ATGGTACTGTCCGTCATCAAGCAACGGTACGGCGCCAAGCTCGGGCTTGGTTACGTCGCGGCGGCGGCGCTGCTGGTCGCCGTCGGCGTCCTGACACAGGACGTCGCCTCGACCATCGTCGCGGGCATCGCCGGTCTGCTGACGCTCGGGTCGATAAACGCGGCCGAGACCGTCGCGAGCGTCACCGAGCTGTCGGCACAGACGAGACAGGTTGCCGACGGCCACTTAGACACCCAGATACGCTCCACCCGGACAGACGAGTTCGGGGACCTCGCCGGGTCGATAGAGGAGATGCGGGTCTCGCTGCGGGACCGCCTCGAGGAGATGGAGACCGCCCGCGCCGAGCTGGAGACCGCCCGCGAGAACGCCGACCAGGCGCGCGACGAGGCGGAGGCGGCCGAGCGCGAAGCGCGCGAGATGGCCGAGGCCTACCGCGACATCGCCACGGACTACGGGGCGGTGATGGAGCGGGCGGCCGACGGGGACCTCACGCAGCGAGTCGACGTGACCACCGAGTACGACGCGATGGAGACCATCGGTCGGTCGTTCAACCAGATGATGGACGACCTCCAGGGGACCATCGAGACGGTGACGGACGTCACCGACCGCATCGCCACGGAGACCGAGGAGATGACCGACATGAGCCGGCGGATAGAGCAAGGGGTAGCGGAGGCCGTCGACACGGCGGTGGGCATCCAGGAGCGTGCGACCCACCAGCAGCACGAGCTGGAGACGGCCGCCGCCGACGTCCAGGACGTGAGCGCCTCGGCGGAGGAGATAGCGGCCACCGTCGACGACCTGGCCGCCCGCAGTACCGAGGTCGAGGAGGCAAGCGTCGACGCCAAGTCGGCCTCCGAGACGGCACTCTCCGAGATGGAGAGCATCGAGGGTGACGTCGAGAGCGCGGTCGCACAGGTCGAGACGCTCCGCGAGCGCATGACCGAGATCACCGACATCGCGGACATCATCTCCGACATCGCCGAGCAGACGAACATGCTCGCGCTGAACGCCTCCATCGAGGCGGCCCGCGCCGGCGGCGACGGGGGCGGCGCCGACGGCGACGGCTTCAGCGTCGTCGCCGACGAGGTCAAGTCCCTCGCCGAGGAGACCCAGGACCGCGCCGACGAGATCGCGACGCTCATCGAGGAGGTCTCTACCCAGACGGAGGAGGTGACAGACTCCATCCAGCAGACCGAGAGCAGAGTCGAGACAGGGACCGAGACGGTCGAGTCCACGCTCGAGGAGATCGCCACCATCGCGGGGGCCGTCGACGACATCTCGGCCTCCATCGAGGAGATACGCGACACGACAGCCGACCAGGCCGACACCGTGCAGACGACCGCCGAGTCCATCGGTGACGTCACCGACGCCAGCGCGGAGACGGCGACGACCGCCGAGGAGATGTCGACCCAGATTCGCCAGCAACAGGACGTGGTCGAGTCCATCTCGGAGTCGCTGACCGCGTTCCGCGAGCGTGCCGTCGACAGTCTGGAGTCGCAGGTCCAGGTCTTCACCGTCGACGGCGCGGCCGGCCGCGAACACGCCGTGGCCACGGGGGGTGACGACTGA
- a CDS encoding bacteriorhodopsin → MDAVTAAYWMTGAGFLVGVAIVWWLYASLEGAEERSVLAALAIIPGFAGVSYALMALGVGTVSVGGTTLVGFRYVDWLVTTPLLVGFVGYVAGASRRAILGVMAADALMILAGVGATATEGRLKWALFAVSAAFHLSLFAYLYLVFPRAVPDDPERLGLFSLLKNHIGLLWLAYPLVWLAGPAGLGIGTFVGTSLTYAFLDLLAKVPYVYFFYARRQVFIEGVVDKTTGRTGPTTAD, encoded by the coding sequence ATGGACGCCGTCACCGCCGCCTACTGGATGACCGGCGCGGGGTTCCTGGTGGGCGTCGCCATCGTCTGGTGGCTGTACGCCTCGCTCGAGGGGGCCGAGGAGCGGTCGGTCCTCGCGGCACTCGCCATCATCCCCGGGTTCGCCGGCGTCTCGTACGCCCTGATGGCGCTGGGGGTCGGCACAGTGTCGGTCGGCGGGACCACCCTGGTCGGCTTCCGGTACGTCGACTGGCTCGTGACGACGCCACTGCTGGTCGGGTTCGTCGGCTACGTCGCCGGCGCGTCCCGTCGGGCCATCCTCGGCGTGATGGCCGCCGATGCGCTGATGATACTGGCAGGCGTCGGCGCGACGGCGACCGAGGGGAGGCTGAAGTGGGCGCTGTTTGCCGTCTCCGCGGCGTTCCACCTCTCGCTGTTTGCCTACCTCTACCTGGTCTTCCCGAGGGCCGTCCCGGACGACCCGGAGCGCCTGGGGCTGTTCAGCCTCCTGAAGAACCACATCGGCCTGCTGTGGCTGGCGTACCCCCTGGTGTGGTTGGCCGGGCCGGCCGGCCTCGGAATCGGTACCTTCGTCGGGACCAGCCTCACCTACGCGTTCCTCGACCTGCTGGCGAAGGTCCCCTACGTCTACTTCTTCTACGCCCGGCGACAGGTCTTCATCGAGGGCGTCGTCGACAAGACGACCGGACGGACGGGGCCCACGACGGCGGACTGA
- the cofH gene encoding 7,8-didemethyl-8-hydroxy-5-deazariboflavin synthase subunit CofH has translation MSDASESPRRPVDTVEFRHRPVTDQSFENALAKARDGVRLSVADGVELLTTGTDTEGIDPRRKERVLEAADRRRAEVVGDEVTFVANLNNNVTTACNTGCLFCNFKDRSEQFRTEYQGSHGGFTKTPAESRDIVADAVDRGIYEVCSVSGLHPALALDDEHREILEGSDRGDLNYRSPGEYDVDPGTYCAQIRAMDVGGVHVHSMTPEEAYHARRGTDWSYEEVFRRLQAAGLDSVPGTAAEILVDEVREVICPGKIGTAEWLEAMEAAASVGLGTTATIMYGHVENEMHRVMHLERVRDLQDRTGAITEFVPLSFVHEATPLYERGMVEGGASTAEDELMIAVSRLFLDNVDHIQSSWVKYGDTQGLKMLTCGADDFMGTILSEEITKRAGGDYGEFRSVREYADMIRAIGRTPVERSTDYTERRVVDPDADVVGPRLGPEADGTPLLE, from the coding sequence ATGTCCGACGCCTCCGAGTCCCCGCGCCGTCCGGTCGACACCGTGGAGTTCAGGCACCGACCGGTGACCGACCAGTCCTTCGAGAACGCGCTGGCGAAGGCTCGCGACGGCGTCCGCCTCTCAGTGGCCGACGGGGTGGAACTGCTCACGACCGGCACCGACACCGAGGGGATCGACCCACGACGGAAAGAACGGGTCCTCGAGGCGGCCGACCGGCGCCGGGCCGAGGTGGTCGGCGACGAGGTCACCTTCGTCGCGAACCTCAACAACAACGTGACGACGGCCTGCAACACGGGCTGTCTGTTCTGCAACTTCAAGGACCGCTCCGAGCAGTTCCGGACCGAGTACCAGGGGTCTCACGGCGGGTTCACGAAGACGCCCGCGGAGTCGCGCGACATCGTCGCCGACGCCGTTGACCGGGGCATCTACGAGGTCTGCTCGGTGTCGGGCCTGCATCCGGCGCTCGCCCTCGACGACGAGCACCGCGAGATACTCGAGGGAAGCGACCGGGGCGACCTGAACTACCGCTCGCCGGGCGAGTACGACGTCGACCCGGGCACCTACTGCGCACAGATCCGGGCGATGGACGTCGGCGGCGTCCACGTCCACTCGATGACGCCCGAGGAGGCGTATCACGCCCGGCGCGGGACCGACTGGTCCTACGAGGAGGTGTTCCGGCGGTTGCAGGCCGCGGGACTTGACAGCGTGCCGGGGACGGCCGCCGAGATCCTCGTCGACGAGGTCCGCGAGGTCATCTGCCCGGGGAAGATCGGCACTGCGGAGTGGCTCGAGGCGATGGAGGCCGCCGCGAGCGTCGGCCTGGGCACCACGGCGACCATCATGTACGGCCACGTCGAGAACGAGATGCACCGGGTCATGCACCTCGAACGGGTCCGCGACCTGCAGGACCGGACCGGTGCCATCACGGAGTTCGTTCCCCTGTCCTTCGTCCACGAGGCGACGCCGCTGTACGAGCGTGGCATGGTCGAGGGCGGCGCCAGCACCGCCGAGGACGAGCTGATGATCGCCGTCTCGCGGCTCTTCCTGGACAACGTCGACCACATTCAGTCCTCCTGGGTGAAATACGGCGACACACAGGGGCTGAAGATGCTCACCTGCGGGGCCGACGACTTCATGGGGACCATCCTCTCGGAGGAGATAACAAAGCGGGCCGGCGGCGACTACGGCGAGTTCCGCTCGGTCCGGGAGTACGCCGACATGATCCGGGCCATCGGTCGGACGCCGGTCGAACGGTCGACCGACTACACCGAGCGCCGGGTCGTCGACCCGGACGCCGACGTGGTCGGCCCGCGACTGGGGCCGGAGGCGGACGGGACGCCGCTGCTCGAGTGA